Below is a genomic region from Drosophila kikkawai strain 14028-0561.14 chromosome X, DkikHiC1v2, whole genome shotgun sequence.
CTGGAGGTTGCTGTATAGCAGCACTTGGCGGACCGGCACCCGGAAAGGGTCCACCACCGTTGGGATAGGCCGAGGGCACGGGACCAATGCCAGGTCCCTGCTCGCCAGGACCTCCGCCAAAGCCAAAGAAGGGCGGGTAGATGGGCAGCGGGAAATTGGGCGGCTGGACAGGTGGCGGCGGTACATTGCCACCGGTGGGAATGGCATAGCCCGGCGGCAGTGCCAGTCCAGGTCCCACGGAGGGATAAAAGCCCGACGAGGATGGATCCTTCTGGGTCTCCTTGGATTCAACGGTCTCGGCGGACTCGGTGTGATGAAGGTGACTGACATCTGCGCTGGCAAGCGGCAGAAGCAGGACTAGAACGGTCCACAATGGCTGCATTTTAATCCGGATTTTTCTGGGATCTCTGGGAGCCGCCACGGCGAGGGTAACTATGCGGAGACCGGCCTCGGAGACGGCACTTATAAGTCACCTAAAGACCACATATTACATAAAACGCGGCCGGCCTCTCATTTCACTTTCCCGCTTTCGGCGAACGGAAATTGCTTTGCATCACACCACAAAAGGTTCAATAAATAGTCGCCAAATCGAGTCTGAATCCGAATCCGCTATGAGCTGGGAGCTACCAGCTGGGAGCTGCGAGGGGAAGTGCCAAAAACTgaactataaaaattaattagtcGGCCAGATTTTACATAAATAAACTCACGCCGAAATCGAATGCCCAATTTCGCAGAGAGAAAAATGAGGGGAAGAGGTATGAGGCTTCAAGACAGACGAGTTGAGACTTAAAAATACtcggaaataaatatatttaaatattccagaggctttgtttattttaatttaattacaaaaactTTAGTGAGATGGTTACTATAAATTAAAGATGAGagatcttaaaataaaatatttaaatgaagtcCAGTGCTGCCAAGTTTGCCTTCAATCAAAAGCAGTGTTGGTAAGtgtgaaaaaaatacaaacaaaaataaacagaaatttctataattaaGCCACAATCCAGCttagcttaaaatattatatatttaaaatatatattttaaaatttaaatatatttttatgcaaaaatcTTTTTATGCCAAGATTCAGCCCTTCAGCCAGTGTTGGTTAGTTGATATCCCAACAAAAGCCCTATAAAGGCCACGAAACGAAACATAAAGTTTATGttatttaaaagctttttgaTAAAACCCTGAACTTTCACTGAATAAAAGCTTGGCGCAGCTTCCAAGCTTAATCAATCCGTCTcaagattttaataaaaagcttAAATGCTTAATAAAAGCCTTATGATAATCGTGCCAAGCTCAAATactacaatttacaattttaaaacataaataacaTGAAAACAAGAAGGTAAGCTTGCTTTAGATAACTGAATTAGAGTATacactataaaaaaaaaaacatttcttaaaaaaaagagaagctAAACACATGTCTACCAGGAATAAATATACCTTATATGGTAggttcaaatatatttcttttattttattcctaaaaaaattataatactttGTGGCAGGGTATACAATTCTTTTGAGATTATTAATGACCTTAATGACTTTAATGTGGCCTGAAAATTGATgttcttgtttgtttattttattttgtggcaATAGTTTAAATAATGCCAGAATTAAGATATTCCAAGTCGTGATTTAAAGTCGGTTGAATTTatcaaaaacataaattcaattttaaatataaataaacagcGAGTTCTAGGAACAGTTTAccattaaatacatataaaatttAGCTTCGTTTTTACATTCCGCTAAAAGCATAAAATATACTTGGTAGAGATATTTTAGGGATTTGTAGGTATTAAAATATTCGATGCGAAATAAGGTTTTTAtagttaatataataatacgatttttttattatagctttttccttaatttatctatagctttttaatattttttatatatcattttaaaatatattttatttattaactatagATTTGTGTATTAcatattgtaaatattttaagctactaactaataaataaaattattaaacctaAGACACGTATAttgattaaattaagaaattagcATCAgtcaaaaatatttccctttgatattttttcagtaTTATGTAAAATTAAGTGTTAATAGAGAAACAACCAGTTTAAagtcaaattaaattagaacAATTTACTATCcattaacaataacaataaacattGATTAGCATTTTAGCTTTTGTTTCGTTGTTGTTATAGGTTTTCGATTAAAAGGTTTTGCCCTTTGTCAATAATATTACCGGTTTTTCCATTAAAGCCAATAGGCTTCTGCTTAATGGTggtgtttttataatttttttttatgataaatcaatcaaagTCATATCcatgacttttttttttaatagaaaactatattaataaatatattattctccccaaaaatatattttaatatatttattaatatatttactaacatatatttttggcGAGAATTTCAAGAgccataatttaaaaaaatatatcttatataataaataaataacattcttatacatataaaaaaatgttgtatgaattaaatatttttcttacttaggtaataaattgttttttttttttttcaatttaatctATTGCCTTAGCCCtagttaataatattttatataaatatgtaaaaataaataaaaatacaatataaaagaaaaaaccttttttttaccttttaaTCTCATTAAAAATCCCACTTCAcattaaaaatccttttatATTCGGgttattgttttttacttttcgttgTTTACAAAGTttacaatacaaaaaaaatatattaaaacattAAGGCAGTTTCCTTGTTATTTACACTGGATCAGTTGCTGATACCCCTTACTTCCTGTAGACATAGCCGCCGTTGGAGGCGTACTGGGTGCCCACATCCACGGAGGGGGCGGAGTAAGTCTGCTGGATGGGAGCAGAGTAGCTCACCGAGGGAGCAGCATAGGTTTGCTGGATGGGAGCCGAGTAGCTCTGGACGGGAGCGGAGTAGCTGACAGAGGGAGCCGAGTACGATTGCTGGACAGGAGCGGAGTAGCTGACCGAAGGAGCAGAGTAGCTCTGGACGGGAGCGGAGTAGCTAACCGATGGAGCCGAGTAAGTCCTCTGGGCCACAGGGGCGGAGTAGGTCTGCTGGACGGGTGGCAGGTACTCGTTGCTGGGAGCCACATAGCTCTGCTGGACAGCAGGGGCGGAGTACGTCTGCTGGACAGCAGGGGCGGAGTAGCTGACCGA
It encodes:
- the LOC108079164 gene encoding cuticle protein 16.5, with protein sequence MKFLIVFALIACAAADVSHLTKYLPPSNEYLPPVQNTYSAPSVSYSAPVQSYSAPVQSYSAPSVSYSAPAVQQTYSAPAVQQSYVAPSNEYLPPVQQTYSAPVAQRTYSAPSVSYSAPVQSYSAPSVSYSAPVQQSYSAPSVSYSAPVQSYSAPIQQTYAAPSVSYSAPIQQTYSAPSVDVGTQYASNGGYVYRK